A region of the Candidatus Hydrogenedentota bacterium genome:
AGAAAAATCTGGACGTCCTCGATATCGCCATCCCCGTGCTCTCCCCCCGTATGTATCGCGAATACAAGAACCTCAGTCACCTCGATATCGGACGGCTGGGGCATCAGACCGTTGCGTATCACGAGTTCACCGAAGAAGAGCAGCGCGAAATCGTCTTCAAGGACATCACCACGGGCGAGATCACCCACACAACCGTGTTGGACGCGGCGGGCATCGCCGATTACCGCAGCGTCATCGGCTACTTCGCCCGGGCCATCATGAAGGATTTGAAACTATTCAGCGGCTATGACGTGCTCTACGGCAAGATGAAAGGCTTCGTCCAGGATGAACTCTTTGGGAAGTCGGTCGATCTGGAGCATCCGAATACGCTGCGCAACCTCTCCGAACTCGCCGCGACCAAGACCATCTTCGATTCATTCAAGAAAGGCATCAACGAACTCACGGTCCAGGAGCGCGGCGATGCCGAAATCCGCGACTACATCAAGCTCCGTGAGACACGACCCTTCGTCGCGAAGGAACAGGGCTTCCTGATGCCGAAGAAGAGCCCCTTTAACCGCATCATTGGCGACAGCCATTTCGAACTCGAATTCGCCGCCTTTCTGGACGCCTGCGACGACGTGGTATCCTTCGCGAAGAACTATCTGGCTATCAACTTCAAACTTGACTATGTAAAAGCCGACGGCGACCTGTCCAACTACCACCCCGACTTTATCGTGAAGCTCAAGGACGGTCGGGTAATCATCGTCGAAACCAAGGGCTTGGTCGACGAAGACGTGCCGAACAAGATGGCCCGGCTCCGCCAGTGGTGCGAAGACATTAATCGCGCCCAACAGGACGTTGTGTATGGGTTCGTATTCGTAGATCAGGCGAGCTTCGAGAAGTACGGACCTGCGAGCTTTAAGGAACTGCTCGATGGCTTCCTGGACTTTCACAACGCATAGGATGCTTCTCCCCTGGGCCAAGGCATAGACATCGGGGCCTATGAGCATGCAGCGAAAAGCCCCTGAGACCTCTGGGCTACAAGATGGGCAGGGTCGGCAGCCAGGCGATGGTGGTGGCGTGGATGCGCTCGTAGACCGTGGGGATGACGCCAAGGGCGATGATGGCGATGGCGAGGAGGGCCAGGGTGGTGCCGATGATGGGCGAGCGGCGCGGCACGGGTACTTCGCCGTCGGCGGGCTCGATGTACATCTGGCGGACGACGCGCAGGTAGTAGTAGAGCGAGATGGTGGAGTTGACGGCGGCCAGGGCGACGAGCCAGTGGTAACCCGCTTTGGAGGCGATGCTGAAGAGGAAGAATTTCCCCACGAATCCGGAGAGGGGCGGAATCCCCGCGAGGCTGAAGAGGGCGACCATCATGCCAAGGGCCATGAGGGGATTGGTGAGGGAGAGTCCGCGATAGTCGTCGATGTTTTCTTTGCCGGTTTCGTTCTCAAACCAGACGATGCACGCGAAGACGGCGAGATTGCTCACGGCGTAGACGATGAGGTAGTAGAGCATGGCGGGCACGCCCTCGCTTCCCTGTCCGAGGAAGCCAAGCAGGAAGTAGCCTGCCTGGGAAATGGCGCTGAAGGCCATGAAGCGCTTGATGTCCTGCTGCACGATGGCGACGAGATTGCCGAGGGTCATGGTGAGCGCGGCCAGGAGGGCAATCATCGCGCCCCATTGGGACACCCAGGCGCCGAAAAGGCCGAAGAGTATCTGGAAGGCAAAGGCGAGGCCCGCCGCTTTCGACGCGACGGACAGCCAGGCCGTGACGATCGTGGGCGCGCCCTGGTAGACGTCGGCGGCCCAGAGGTGGAAGGGCACCACGGTCAGCTTGAAGCCCGTGCCCGCGAGCACGAGGCCCACGGCCAGCAGGAAGGCGGGCGTGTACTTCCCCGAGACGGCGGCGGCGATTACATCGAGGCGGGTGCTGCCCGCGAGACCGTAGAGGATGCCGAAGCCATAGACAATGAAAGCCGAGGCGAGGGAACCGAGGATGACATATTTCAGGCCCGCTTCTCCGGACTTCGGGTCGTCGCGACGCCACGCGGCCAGCACGAAGAGGGGCAGAGTGGCGATTTCGAGGCTGACGAAGAGGGTCGCCAGTTCGCGGGAGGACACGATGAGCATCATCCCGATAATGCTGGAAAGGAGAATCGCGTAGTACTCGCCCCGGAAGCCCATCCCCCGGTGCCGAACACGCGCACGGCCATCCAACGTGTCCATGGACAGGACCACGGCGATGAGGCCCGAAAGCATGAATAGAATCTTGAACCACCAGGCCACGGGATCCATCACGAAGCGCCCGCCCAGCAGTTCGCCCGACGCGGGCACAAAAAGCGCCGTCACCACCAGGCCCAGGGCGAGGCCGATGGCGGCCATCGGCGCGAGGGCGCGGCGGCTGTTCTCGGTCATGAACAGGTCACTGACCAGGATGGCGAAGGCGGTCGCAATCACAATCAGTTCTGGAGTGGCGATAATCATGGCGTAGCCGATCACCTTTACGATCCGCCCATCAGGCCCGCCGAGGCGACATCCTGAAGGCGATTGATGAAGGGGTAGAGAGAAGGTTCAATAAGGTCTATCATCAGCCACGGGAAAAGGCCCGCCACGAGGAGCGTGGCCACCAGAATTCCCGTCGCAAACTTTTCAGTTATTGTGGCGTCGGTAAGCTCTTCAAAGTGGGGATCTTTGATCGGGCCCTGGAAGGCCATGGCCAGGCCGCGCAGCACGTACACCGCCGTCACCACGATGGACAGGGTGGTGATGACCGTGAGCACCCGGGTGGCGATGGTGCTGGACCAGGGGTTGCCGAAGAAACCACCAAGGAACACGTGGGTCTCCGCCACGAATCCCGCCAGACCCGGCAAACCGAGGCTCGCCAGACCCGCG
Encoded here:
- a CDS encoding NADH-quinone oxidoreductase subunit N, whose amino-acid sequence is MIIATPELIVIATAFAILVSDLFMTENSRRALAPMAAIGLALGLVVTALFVPASGELLGGRFVMDPVAWWFKILFMLSGLIAVVLSMDTLDGRARVRHRGMGFRGEYYAILLSSIIGMMLIVSSRELATLFVSLEIATLPLFVLAAWRRDDPKSGEAGLKYVILGSLASAFIVYGFGILYGLAGSTRLDVIAAAVSGKYTPAFLLAVGLVLAGTGFKLTVVPFHLWAADVYQGAPTIVTAWLSVASKAAGLAFAFQILFGLFGAWVSQWGAMIALLAALTMTLGNLVAIVQQDIKRFMAFSAISQAGYFLLGFLGQGSEGVPAMLYYLIVYAVSNLAVFACIVWFENETGKENIDDYRGLSLTNPLMALGMMVALFSLAGIPPLSGFVGKFFLFSIASKAGYHWLVALAAVNSTISLYYYLRVVRQMYIEPADGEVPVPRRSPIIGTTLALLAIAIIALGVIPTVYERIHATTIAWLPTLPIL